Proteins found in one Sorghum bicolor cultivar BTx623 chromosome 1, Sorghum_bicolor_NCBIv3, whole genome shotgun sequence genomic segment:
- the LOC8067375 gene encoding putative ripening-related protein 6: protein MASTKLAFLAVAVLLLQCAVAQQAGTPAVMALTSFEDGDPTACDGQYPSNDDLVVALSTVWFKDATMCHRKIRITNSLPNGLNLVAEVVDECDTQSGCKDNMIATSKRVWKALGLDTNLGEVPVTWSIA from the coding sequence ATGGCGAGCACCAAGCTTGCGTTCCTGGCCGTCGCCGTCCTGCTTCTGCAGTGCGCCGTGGCCCAGCAGGCCGGCACCCCGGCGGTGATGGCGCTGACCAGCTTCGAGGACGGGGACCCCACGGCGTGCGACGGCCAGTACCCCAGCAACGACGACCTCGTCGTGGCGCTGTCCACGGTGTGGTTCAAGGACGCAACCATGTGCCACAGGAAGATCCGCATCACCAACTCGCTGCCCAACGGGCTCAACCTGGTGGCCGAGGTCGTGGACGAGTGCGACACCCAGAGCGGCTGCAAGGACAACATGATCGCCACGTCCAAACGCGTCTGGAAGGCGCTCGGGCTCGACACCAACCTCGGCGAGGTTCCCGTTACCTGGTCCATCGCCTAA